A single region of the Bacteroides luhongzhouii genome encodes:
- a CDS encoding RNA polymerase sigma-70 factor, translating into MKEIHLSENNYLLSAIQRGDQKAFDALFRKYYPTLCAYGHRFVDLEDAEEIVQDSLLWIWENRENLIIEISLSSYLYKMIYRKALNKLAHIDAAQRADTRFYEEMKEMLQDTDIYQIEELTQQIKDAIANLPESYREAFVMHRFQDMSYKEIAEILEISPKTVDYRIQQALKQLRLDLKDYLPLLLPILFP; encoded by the coding sequence ATGAAAGAAATCCACCTGTCAGAAAACAATTACTTACTATCTGCTATACAACGGGGAGACCAGAAAGCATTCGATGCACTATTCCGGAAATACTATCCGACACTGTGTGCTTACGGCCATCGTTTTGTAGACTTGGAAGATGCGGAGGAAATTGTGCAAGACTCTCTTTTATGGATTTGGGAGAACAGAGAGAATCTGATTATTGAGATCTCGCTTAGTTCGTATCTCTACAAAATGATATATCGCAAGGCTCTGAACAAGCTTGCACATATTGATGCCGCCCAACGTGCAGACACACGATTCTATGAAGAAATGAAGGAAATGCTGCAAGATACGGATATCTATCAAATAGAGGAATTGACACAACAAATCAAGGATGCTATTGCCAACTTGCCGGAAAGTTACCGAGAAGCTTTTGTGATGCATCGCTTTCAGGATATGAGTTATAAGGAAATTGCAGAAATTCTTGAAATATCACCTAAAACAGTCGATTATCGTATACAGCAGGCACTGAAACAATTACGTTTAGATTTAAAGGACTATCTACCGCTACTGCTTCCTATCTTATTCCCGTAA
- a CDS encoding FecR family protein, producing MDKTDRNTIEELLPRYCEGLATEEERLKVEMWMGESGENRRMAKQIHALYLATDTVHIMKKVDTEKALLKVKSRMSGNRRKGTMWWQWTQRAAAILFIPLLVTLMFQYWGGNEQEVAQIMEVKTNPGMMTSLILPDGTFVYLNSESTLSYPSRFDSDTRNVTLQGEAYFEVAKNPKKKFIISTSHQSQIEVLGTHFNVEAYEKEDRISATLVEGKIGFIYKSNDVSKKVLMDPGQKLVYDSKDNKVQLYATSGESEIAWKEGKIIFRNTPLEEGLRMLEKRYNVEFIIKNDRLKEDSFTGTFTNQRLERILEYFQLSSQIRWRYLDSPNIKDEKSKIEIY from the coding sequence ATGGATAAAACAGATAGAAATACGATAGAAGAACTGCTTCCTCGTTATTGTGAAGGATTGGCAACGGAGGAAGAACGTCTGAAAGTTGAGATGTGGATGGGCGAATCGGGCGAAAACCGACGGATGGCAAAACAGATACATGCTCTTTATCTTGCCACGGATACAGTCCATATCATGAAGAAAGTCGATACGGAGAAAGCATTGTTGAAGGTGAAAAGTAGAATGTCGGGTAACAGACGCAAGGGAACGATGTGGTGGCAATGGACACAACGTGCGGCAGCAATTTTGTTCATTCCACTTCTCGTTACATTGATGTTCCAGTATTGGGGAGGAAACGAACAGGAAGTGGCACAAATCATGGAAGTGAAAACAAATCCTGGGATGATGACCTCATTGATCCTGCCCGACGGGACATTTGTTTACCTGAATTCGGAGTCAACACTAAGTTATCCTTCACGTTTCGATAGTGATACAAGAAATGTGACTTTACAGGGAGAAGCTTATTTTGAAGTAGCTAAGAATCCGAAAAAGAAATTTATAATCTCCACTTCCCATCAATCACAAATAGAAGTACTGGGAACTCATTTTAATGTAGAGGCTTACGAGAAAGAAGATCGGATTTCAGCGACATTGGTAGAAGGAAAGATCGGTTTTATTTATAAATCAAATGATGTCTCGAAAAAAGTGCTGATGGATCCGGGACAGAAATTGGTCTATGATTCAAAAGATAATAAGGTTCAGCTTTATGCCACTTCCGGAGAGTCGGAGATTGCCTGGAAAGAAGGTAAGATTATATTCAGAAATACTCCTTTGGAAGAAGGTTTGCGAATGTTGGAAAAACGGTATAATGTAGAATTCATTATTAAAAACGATCGTTTGAAAGAAGACTCATTTACGGGAACATTTACCAATCAACGTTTGGAACGTATTCTAGAGTATTTCCAACTTTCTTCTCAAATACGTTGGAGATATCTTGATTCCCCCAATATAAAAGATGAAAAGAGTAAAATAGAAATATATTGA
- a CDS encoding SusC/RagA family TonB-linked outer membrane protein, which produces MRLLILFLVCSIGLGYASDSYAQKTLISIDVHNQRVEDILKEIEEQSDFDFFFNNKHVDLNRRVSILVDRSNIFSVLKEVFAGTNVRYSVLDKKIILSAEVQSSQQDKRMIVSGVISDIQGEPVIGASIQEKGVVGKGTVSDLDGKFKLAVASDAILVISYIGFQSLEVKVGNRTNLSVVLKEDHQLLDEVVVIGYGTMEKRAVTSSITSISSKDLVTGMGGSTIATALKGKISGMNVSETSSPNASASFQLRGVASINASSSPLIVIDGIPGGDLRSISQEDIQSIDVLKDASAGAIYGTRAAGGVILVTTKKAKEGPITLSYTGELSTEQVSRRPQVLDRDAFVRFGVGTDLGASTDWYGELLNEGALSQRHVVNLSGGGHTAKIYATIMAQDQKGIAIGDNRKDYSGRINANFNLLDDLLEIGLHTEYREAHRDQRSSSSYFDMALKMNPTEHVYDSTSETGYNVLVGGSEYYNPLAEVMLKQADNVDKWLKADATVKLNLPAGFSAQATFGWEDRQYQQTHYTSALHRTSLNGSYKGRGFHAYSKTVNVSFEPTINFTRVFADDHTVSAVAGYSYWENNSENFNMTNYDFPVDGVGAWDMGTGSWLSDGKAAMSSHKYPRERLVSFFGRANYSYKDRYMLTGSVRHEGSSKFGKNHRWGTFWAVSGGWRISNEAFLRDVSFLDDLKVRVGYGVTGNNNFSAGASTAMYSSNSMWPYNGTWITSYGPARNVNYDLHWEKKAELNLGLDYAFLNNRLFGKFDIYKRRVSGMLYNINVPNPPAVYGTTTMNYGNLENTGWEFEIGGVPVKTRNFNWTTTMRLSHSSSKITSLWGNNTYQDRVGFPSPGTNGSAGRIEAGTKIGSYYIWKYAGITDNGRWLLYDKNDNIILSDKKTYDDKRYIGNAIPALMVSWDHTFTYKNLSLGINLRSWIDFDVFNTINMYYGLSEVEGQNVLRNAYIDNRHIKEVKQLCDYWLEDGTFLKIDAISLGYSLNMKKWQKYIDKIDLYLTVRNVACFTKYSGLNPEVNVNGLDPGYEWFNNIYPETRRYTFGMKIQF; this is translated from the coding sequence ATGAGACTTTTGATTTTATTCTTGGTATGCTCTATCGGGTTGGGCTATGCGTCCGATAGTTATGCACAAAAAACTTTAATCAGTATTGATGTACACAATCAGCGGGTGGAGGATATTTTAAAAGAGATTGAAGAACAGTCCGATTTTGATTTCTTTTTCAATAACAAACATGTGGATTTGAATCGTCGCGTATCTATATTAGTTGATAGAAGTAATATATTTAGTGTATTAAAGGAAGTTTTTGCTGGCACTAATGTAAGATATTCAGTGCTGGACAAGAAGATTATACTGTCTGCTGAGGTACAGTCATCGCAGCAAGACAAGAGAATGATTGTATCTGGTGTCATATCGGATATACAGGGAGAGCCGGTAATAGGTGCCAGTATTCAGGAGAAAGGAGTGGTCGGGAAAGGTACAGTCTCCGATCTGGATGGAAAATTTAAGTTGGCGGTTGCATCCGATGCCATATTGGTGATTTCATACATTGGCTTTCAGTCTCTTGAAGTAAAGGTGGGAAACCGTACAAACTTGTCAGTGGTATTGAAAGAAGATCATCAGTTACTGGATGAGGTAGTCGTTATCGGTTATGGAACGATGGAAAAACGTGCAGTGACCAGTTCCATTACTTCCATATCATCAAAAGATTTAGTGACTGGAATGGGAGGCTCCACTATTGCGACAGCTTTAAAGGGTAAAATCTCCGGTATGAATGTTTCCGAGACTTCCAGTCCGAATGCTTCTGCCAGTTTCCAGCTGCGTGGAGTAGCGTCCATCAATGCTTCCTCTTCTCCTTTGATTGTGATAGACGGAATTCCCGGAGGTGATTTGCGTTCTATCAGTCAGGAAGATATTCAGTCTATTGATGTCTTGAAAGATGCCTCTGCAGGTGCCATCTATGGAACAAGAGCAGCCGGTGGTGTCATCTTAGTGACTACCAAGAAAGCAAAAGAAGGTCCCATTACCTTATCATATACGGGCGAACTCTCTACCGAGCAAGTTTCCAGGAGACCGCAGGTCCTTGATCGTGATGCTTTCGTAAGGTTCGGAGTAGGAACAGATTTAGGTGCATCTACCGACTGGTATGGTGAACTTTTGAATGAAGGAGCACTCTCCCAACGCCATGTTGTCAACCTCTCGGGCGGCGGCCATACAGCTAAAATATATGCTACTATTATGGCACAGGATCAAAAAGGTATCGCAATTGGCGATAACCGTAAAGACTATTCGGGGCGTATCAATGCAAACTTTAATCTCCTCGATGATTTGCTGGAAATAGGCTTGCACACAGAATACCGGGAAGCACATCGGGATCAGCGGAGCAGTAGTTCCTATTTCGACATGGCATTGAAGATGAACCCGACGGAACATGTATATGACAGCACTAGTGAAACAGGATATAATGTATTGGTGGGTGGTAGTGAATATTACAATCCTTTAGCAGAAGTTATGTTGAAGCAGGCAGATAATGTTGATAAATGGCTGAAGGCGGATGCAACGGTAAAGCTCAATTTGCCTGCCGGATTCTCGGCACAAGCCACTTTTGGCTGGGAAGATCGCCAGTATCAGCAGACACATTATACGTCCGCGTTACACAGAACCTCTTTGAATGGAAGTTATAAAGGAAGAGGATTTCATGCATATAGTAAAACAGTCAATGTATCTTTTGAACCTACCATCAATTTCACGCGTGTTTTTGCGGACGACCATACGGTTAGTGCAGTAGCCGGATATAGTTATTGGGAAAATAACTCTGAAAACTTTAATATGACTAACTACGATTTTCCTGTGGATGGAGTAGGAGCTTGGGATATGGGAACAGGTAGTTGGCTTTCCGACGGAAAGGCGGCTATGTCTTCCCACAAATATCCCCGTGAACGTCTTGTCTCATTCTTTGGCCGGGCGAATTATAGCTATAAAGACCGCTATATGCTTACAGGAAGTGTTCGTCACGAGGGGTCTTCAAAATTCGGAAAGAATCATCGTTGGGGAACATTTTGGGCAGTATCAGGCGGATGGCGTATATCCAATGAGGCGTTTCTGCGTGACGTCAGTTTTCTCGATGACCTTAAAGTACGCGTCGGTTACGGTGTAACGGGAAATAACAATTTCTCAGCGGGAGCATCCACTGCCATGTATTCTTCCAATTCAATGTGGCCGTATAACGGTACATGGATCACCTCCTATGGACCGGCCCGTAACGTCAATTATGACTTGCACTGGGAAAAGAAAGCAGAGCTTAACCTCGGCTTGGATTATGCATTTCTGAATAATCGCCTTTTTGGTAAGTTTGATATCTATAAGAGAAGAGTTTCCGGAATGTTATATAATATCAACGTTCCCAATCCTCCTGCCGTTTATGGAACAACCACCATGAATTACGGTAATCTTGAGAATACCGGATGGGAGTTCGAGATAGGAGGAGTGCCTGTCAAGACCAGAAACTTTAACTGGACAACTACCATGCGCTTATCACACTCTTCCTCCAAAATAACTTCTTTGTGGGGCAACAATACCTATCAGGATCGTGTAGGATTTCCGTCACCGGGCACAAACGGATCAGCCGGTAGAATTGAGGCAGGAACAAAGATCGGAAGCTATTACATCTGGAAATATGCCGGTATTACGGACAATGGAAGGTGGCTTCTGTATGATAAGAATGACAATATAATCCTTAGCGATAAAAAAACGTATGACGACAAACGATATATCGGCAATGCCATTCCTGCATTGATGGTATCATGGGATCATACCTTCACTTACAAGAATCTCTCTTTAGGCATCAATCTGCGCAGTTGGATCGATTTCGACGTGTTCAATACCATAAATATGTACTATGGACTTTCTGAAGTGGAAGGGCAGAACGTTCTTCGCAACGCATACATTGATAACCGGCACATCAAAGAAGTAAAGCAACTTTGCGATTACTGGCTTGAGGATGGTACATTCTTGAAGATTGATGCCATTAGTCTGGGGTATTCTCTTAACATGAAGAAATGGCAGAAGTATATAGATAAGATTGATCTTTACCTGACTGTCCGCAACGTTGCTTGTTTCACAAAATATTCAGGATTGAATCCGGAAGTGAATGTGAACGGTTTGGATCCCGGTTATGAATGGTTTAATAATATTTACCCTGAAACTCGTAGATATACCTTTGGTATGAAAATCCAATTTTAA
- a CDS encoding RagB/SusD family nutrient uptake outer membrane protein, whose protein sequence is MRRNILIIISFLTLLVASGCTNLDEKWYSEVTPDTYFTSKETVYSFLVRSFTHWRWFHGFDRAILQECTTDEMCVTQKGIHYNDVRYAQLQHHDWTPLHPNNEETWRGVGMGIAMALACKEDLAGVDYVSLGMTEELKADHQMQLQTLVAYFYLRGLDFYGGMPIYRRSTTEESPRTTARETFNYVEELLLAAIPKLEKKTADMLEEGYLRQGTAAALLAQLYFNAEVYTGESRFAECAQICQDLLDGKYGYYELEEDWFGPFTFENNKSKEVMWSVQSQYAKGTLFQWQFERYNHYNAKNYFDLSGYSSTNGMHLQPSLKPNGDPYTDKLGRPFAKFHAKDLRKKLYVYKGNGKYEGMFLYGKLQRISRSGTEVKCTGLYEYPGEVLEFVDQVAQFKKVKDGEYSSVNELPSNISTGEENSGIRLCKLPIPDNTDKTLAFNPDYPVLRFAEIYYMLAECKYRSGYKKEAAGLFNEVRKRNFENEVDPDPVTETNIDKYRILDEWMVEFLGEQRRRTDLRRWGLYTTGTWWDHKATNDDHYELFPIPEKSISVSNVLRQNPGYGGGNEMTKEEAGIYSVKQID, encoded by the coding sequence ATGAGACGAAATATTTTAATTATAATCTCTTTCCTCACCCTTCTGGTGGCCTCCGGTTGTACTAATCTGGATGAGAAGTGGTATTCCGAAGTAACCCCGGACACTTATTTTACGTCTAAGGAAACTGTCTACTCTTTCCTGGTACGCTCTTTTACGCACTGGCGTTGGTTTCACGGATTCGACCGTGCCATTCTTCAGGAATGTACAACAGACGAGATGTGTGTCACACAAAAAGGAATACATTACAATGATGTCCGATATGCCCAGCTGCAACACCATGACTGGACGCCACTTCACCCCAACAACGAAGAAACATGGCGTGGAGTAGGTATGGGGATAGCAATGGCTTTAGCCTGTAAAGAAGACTTAGCTGGTGTAGACTATGTTTCATTAGGTATGACGGAAGAACTGAAGGCAGACCATCAGATGCAGCTCCAGACATTAGTGGCCTATTTCTATTTGAGAGGACTTGATTTCTATGGTGGTATGCCTATTTACCGACGCTCTACCACAGAGGAATCTCCACGTACCACAGCACGGGAAACTTTTAATTATGTGGAAGAGCTCCTGCTTGCTGCCATTCCTAAACTAGAGAAAAAAACAGCAGATATGTTGGAAGAAGGTTACTTACGCCAGGGAACTGCAGCGGCTCTTCTTGCTCAATTATACTTTAATGCAGAGGTCTATACAGGGGAGAGCCGCTTTGCTGAATGTGCGCAGATTTGTCAGGATTTACTAGATGGCAAATACGGTTATTACGAGTTGGAAGAAGATTGGTTCGGTCCTTTCACCTTCGAAAATAACAAATCGAAAGAAGTGATGTGGTCCGTTCAGTCGCAATATGCGAAAGGAACTTTGTTTCAGTGGCAGTTCGAACGTTATAATCATTATAATGCGAAGAACTATTTCGATCTTAGCGGTTATTCCTCTACAAACGGTATGCATCTCCAACCATCTCTGAAACCCAATGGTGATCCCTATACAGACAAACTCGGACGTCCTTTTGCCAAGTTTCATGCGAAAGACCTTCGTAAGAAATTGTATGTATATAAAGGAAATGGCAAATACGAAGGAATGTTCCTTTATGGAAAATTACAACGTATATCAAGAAGCGGAACAGAGGTGAAATGTACAGGACTGTATGAATACCCGGGTGAGGTTCTTGAATTTGTTGACCAGGTAGCACAATTTAAGAAAGTGAAAGACGGAGAATATTCTTCAGTAAATGAGCTTCCTTCCAATATCAGTACCGGAGAAGAGAATTCGGGAATACGTTTGTGCAAACTGCCGATTCCGGATAATACAGACAAGACACTTGCTTTTAACCCAGACTATCCGGTCCTTCGTTTTGCGGAAATCTATTATATGCTTGCCGAATGTAAATACAGAAGCGGATATAAGAAAGAAGCAGCCGGTCTTTTCAACGAAGTGCGCAAACGCAACTTTGAGAATGAAGTAGACCCTGATCCGGTGACTGAAACGAATATCGACAAGTATCGGATTCTCGATGAGTGGATGGTCGAATTTCTTGGTGAGCAACGTCGGCGTACCGATCTCCGTCGTTGGGGCTTGTATACAACAGGCACTTGGTGGGATCACAAAGCTACTAATGACGATCATTATGAACTCTTTCCTATTCCGGAAAAGTCAATTTCTGTCAGTAACGTCTTGAGACAGAATCCGGGATATGGAGGCGGTAATGAAATGACGAAAGAGGAAGCCGGTATATACAGTGTTAAACAAATTGATTAA
- a CDS encoding DUF5689 domain-containing protein, with the protein MNMKIKDSIAWTAFGAVMAIIMFPSCSDENEAGILEITNNEIILQAEGAPVQVEVKSNTEWRIDFAEATWLSTDIRGAQSSRTYFTVIYDENISDSERFCDIRVFTKDGKTADVIKIKQLSRYPFIVPVSDNMELFTKGGEYDMDISTNVPETDIVITPTVDWVKEYRISDGKLYFNTETNSQSPRTGSIVLSYGDQYQRKVTATINLSQAYSEYANAELVSYPTVYGYPVGGITNNVYIEGTIVANGTSKNFPNNRYVIQNETGETMVFESESLITFAQFAKVSLCLKDGTIKEESEGSFTYRLISGITAAHVISSELSTFMIPEKTIAGLTDNMVFSLVTLKDVEIASPVGAFTNFKTTDPGAADRKANKNYWVEKFPAYYRYYPTCIRDKNGFNTYMLTSLDAPYAHETLPKGSGTITGIVAKVKLTNFDISENRLCILPLHREDINIGDMNEITSVLVEWDCNVPDWKEIGASTFTEYHPTGGEASQSNAILNKDGNKHFQQTYADYILGFQDDFRGDMNLNTTDGYYGRMRGGAFNSRPWSTSSYFHVDKISTVGISTSLSLQVEMNASWGGGPVAVVEYAYSMSGEWMKVDNSEFTILGQFDRTAAGGQTERNIPGYKVYDFKLPDALLNRDNICIRLRPIRLPSGVSSFMPLRLANISIKYNK; encoded by the coding sequence ATGAATATGAAAATTAAAGATTCAATAGCCTGGACAGCTTTTGGGGCTGTGATGGCAATTATCATGTTTCCGTCATGCTCTGACGAAAATGAAGCCGGCATATTGGAAATAACAAATAATGAGATTATTCTTCAGGCTGAAGGTGCTCCGGTTCAGGTTGAAGTGAAATCCAATACCGAGTGGCGCATAGACTTTGCAGAAGCAACCTGGCTTTCTACAGATATACGTGGAGCCCAGTCGTCAAGAACTTATTTCACAGTGATTTATGATGAGAATATCAGTGATTCCGAGCGTTTCTGCGATATACGTGTGTTTACAAAAGATGGGAAGACTGCGGATGTAATCAAGATAAAACAACTATCCCGTTATCCATTTATAGTTCCTGTCAGTGATAATATGGAACTCTTTACCAAAGGAGGCGAATATGATATGGACATTTCGACCAATGTGCCTGAAACGGATATTGTAATTACACCGACAGTGGATTGGGTGAAAGAGTATCGGATAAGTGACGGAAAACTTTATTTCAATACGGAAACAAATTCTCAATCACCCCGTACAGGAAGTATAGTGTTAAGTTATGGCGATCAGTACCAGCGTAAGGTCACAGCTACAATCAACCTGTCGCAAGCATATTCTGAATATGCGAATGCGGAACTTGTCAGTTATCCAACCGTTTATGGTTATCCTGTCGGTGGAATTACTAACAATGTATATATTGAAGGAACGATCGTTGCCAATGGTACATCGAAAAACTTCCCGAACAATCGTTATGTCATTCAGAATGAGACCGGGGAGACAATGGTATTTGAATCGGAGTCTCTGATTACATTTGCGCAGTTTGCCAAAGTCTCATTGTGTCTGAAAGATGGAACGATAAAAGAAGAATCAGAGGGCAGCTTTACCTACAGACTGATTAGCGGTATCACTGCCGCCCATGTAATCAGCTCGGAACTTTCCACCTTCATGATTCCTGAAAAAACGATCGCAGGACTTACGGATAATATGGTATTCAGCCTTGTGACCTTAAAAGATGTCGAGATTGCCTCTCCGGTAGGTGCATTCACTAATTTCAAGACCACCGATCCGGGGGCTGCAGATCGTAAGGCGAATAAAAATTATTGGGTGGAGAAATTCCCGGCATACTACAGATATTATCCAACCTGCATCAGAGATAAAAACGGCTTTAATACATATATGCTTACTTCGCTGGATGCTCCTTATGCGCATGAGACACTTCCTAAAGGTTCAGGAACCATAACCGGAATCGTAGCGAAAGTCAAACTAACCAATTTTGATATCTCCGAAAACCGGTTGTGTATTCTTCCGCTTCATAGAGAGGACATCAATATCGGTGATATGAACGAGATCACTTCGGTGCTCGTGGAATGGGATTGTAATGTGCCCGATTGGAAAGAAATAGGTGCTTCTACATTTACGGAGTATCATCCTACAGGCGGAGAAGCATCGCAGTCAAATGCTATTCTTAATAAAGACGGAAATAAGCATTTCCAGCAAACCTATGCAGATTACATATTAGGTTTCCAGGATGATTTTCGGGGAGATATGAATCTTAATACCACAGATGGATATTATGGGCGTATGCGAGGAGGAGCCTTCAATAGTAGGCCATGGTCTACAAGTTCATATTTCCATGTAGATAAAATATCGACAGTAGGGATTTCTACCTCACTTTCTCTTCAGGTTGAAATGAATGCAAGTTGGGGAGGTGGTCCTGTGGCCGTGGTTGAATATGCTTATTCGATGAGTGGCGAATGGATGAAAGTAGATAATTCTGAATTCACAATCCTGGGACAGTTTGATAGAACTGCTGCAGGAGGGCAGACAGAGAGAAATATTCCGGGTTATAAGGTCTATGATTTTAAACTGCCGGATGCTTTATTGAACCGCGATAATATCTGTATCAGATTACGTCCAATCAGACTTCCGTCTGGCGTATCGAGCTTCATGCCGCTTCGACTTGCTAATATCTCGATCAAATATAATAAATAA